A part of Crassostrea angulata isolate pt1a10 chromosome 5, ASM2561291v2, whole genome shotgun sequence genomic DNA contains:
- the LOC128185711 gene encoding RNA-binding protein 28-like isoform X2, whose protein sequence is MAANKPGEHVERKSKTLFVRNLSFSVTNEKFEALFSEVGPVRTCFVVKDKDSQKSKGFGYVTYSMFEDAEAAVSKIMSLDGRRLFVQFANKKKKEKRKPKVKVEENTEEESDEDSDEEKPPQYPRIAEVEAQRTHSQQELKYLRAKTLVIQGWSSDHSQTDVEDVMAKLNVKNIAKIKFPAPDRQPPCALVRFKSIRDTNRALRKIDGKEVKGCALKACQLSKESTTPVTPPSKPQNTARKARLIIRNLSFKCSEEKLKETFEKFGEVTEVQIPKLKNGKLQGFGIVQFKEVDDASKAMAEMNAKPILNRPVAVDWTIPKDKYEAKMFKTQRDDDLQETDEKEVNGEGKPNKKTSKPENSVSNQKKKIKREESSKESDFEESESEEDSEMEEVKGENSESEEESENEDSDDDDDDESSESEDDTPAKQGKRNVHHKNDVGEGRTLFIRNVPFDIDEESLEDEFSEYGKINYVKIVVNPKTGQPKGTAFVQFKTQKEAEKFRSAAEDNDEGIVIDGRRLVVMEALDRQKAQALSGQKEKVKEDKRNLHLVREGMIRPGTQSAIGLSKEDLLKRTKLENAKRAKLKNPNIFVSTTRLSVHNIPTQVTDNQLKTMFLKAADSKAAVITECRIMRDSDGNNKKKLGKSRGFAFVNFSCHQHALNALRNTNSSADLFGEKKRLIVEFSLENKAALEAKEKRLERHKARLESLKKAKEKKTPTESTEESKSKKKQKSQGSKIVDKFIGSLPVKEDVKKLPKGLPSHWGPKVRHKPRPAVTTTSKKSKNQASKRKWEEPKNVSGQQVKTTKPKKRKTDSVDDFDRLVNKYKQNMLTKSDKSKWFDR, encoded by the exons ATGGCTGCCAATAAACCTGGTGAACATGTGGAGAGGAAATCAAAAACACTTTTTGTACGAAATTTGTCGTTTTCGGTTACAAATGAAAAATTCGAAGCATTATTCAGTGAAGTGGGGCCGGTCAGAACGTGTTTTGTTGTGAAAGATAAAG ATTCTCAGAAGAGTAAAGGTTTTGGCTATGTTACATATTCCATGTT TGAAGATGCTGAAGCAGCGGTATCAAAAATCATGTCACTTGATGGAAGGAGACTCTTTGTgcaatttgcaaataaaaagaaaaaagagaagaGGAAGCCAAAAGTAAAGGTCGAAGAAAACACAGAGGAGGAATCGGATGAGGACAGTGATGAGGAGAAACCACCACAGTATCCTCGTATTGCTGAAGTTGAGGCACAAA GGACCCACAGTCAGCAGGAGTTGAAGTATCTTCGAGCTAAGACTCTGGTTATCCAAGGCTGGTCCTCGGATCACTCCCAGACAGACGTGGAGGATGTCATGGCAAAACT GAATGTGAAGAACATTGCCAAGATCAAGTTTCCGGCCCCTGACCGACAGCCCCCCTGTGCATTGGTACGGTTCAAATCCATCAGAGACACGAACAGGGCACTCCGAAAGATAGACGGAAAGGAAGTCAAAG GATGTGCACTGAAGGCTTGTCAGCTCAGTAAGGAATCTACTACTCCGGTTACACCACCCAGTAAACCACAAAACACAGCCAGAAAGGCCAGGTTGATCATCAGAAACCTCTCATTTAAG TGTTCTGAAGAGAAGTTGAAGGAAACCTTTGAAAAGTTTGGGGAAGTAACAGAAGTGCAAATTCCAAAATTGAAAA atGGAAAACTGCAAGGGTTTGGAATTGTTCAGTTTAAGGAGGTAGACGATGCATCTAAGGCGATGGCAGAGATGAATGCAAAACCAATTTTAA atcgCCCAGTAGCAGTGGATTGGACCATTCCTAAGGACAAGTATGAAgcgaaaatgtttaaaacacagCGTGACGATGATCTCCAAGAGACAGATGAAAAGGAAGTGAATGGAGAAGGAAAACCAAACAAGAAAACATCTAAACCGGAAAATAGTGTCTCGAAccagaaaaaaaagataaagagaGAAGAAAGCAGTAAGGAATCAGATTTTG aAGAGAGTGAAAGTGAAGAGGATTCTGAAATGGAAGAAGTAAAGGGAGAAAACTCTGAGTCTGAAGAAGAGTCTGAAAATGAGGACtcagatgatgatgatgatgatgagagTTCAGAGAGTGAGGATGACACACCTGCAAAGCAGGGCAAAA GAAATGTTCACCACAAAAACGATGTTGGGGAGGGCAGGACATTGTTTATACG AAATGTGCCATTTGACATCGATGAAGAGAGTTTAGAAGATGAATTTTCAGAGTACGGAAAAATTAACTATGTGAAGATAGTTGTCAATCCTAAAACAGGACAACCGAAAG GTACAGCTTTTGTACAATTCAAGACTCAAAAAGAGGCAGAAAAATTCCGATCAGCGGCAGAGGACAATGAT GAAGGAATAGTAATTGATGGAAGAAGACTGGTTGTCATGGAGGCATTAGACAGACAGAAGGCACAGGCACTGTCAGGTCAAAAAGAAAAGGTCAAAGAGGACAAGAGAAACCTGCATCTAGTGCGAGAAGGAA TGATTCGACCTGGAACACAGTCAGCTATAGGACTCtccaaggaagacctactcaaGAGGACAAAG ctggAGAATGCGAAGCGGGCCAAGTTAAAGAACCCCAACATCTTTGTATCGACCACCCGTCTTAGTGTACACAACATTCCTACACAGGTGACGGACAACCAGCTTAAGACGATGTTCCTAAAGGCCGCCGACAGCAAAGCAGCAGTAATCACAGAG TGTCGTATTATGCGGGATTCAGACGGGAACAATAAAAAGAAGCTTGGAAAGTCTCGAGGTTTCGCCTTTGTTAACTTCTCTTGTCATCAGCATGCCCTGAATGCTTTGAGAAACACCAACAGCAGTGCAGACTTGTTTGGAGAGAAGAAG AGATTGATAGTTGAATTTTCCCTGGAAAACAAAGCAGCATTAGAAGCGAAAGAAAAGCGCTTGGAAAGACATAAG gCACGTTTGGAGTCTTTGAAAAAAGCAAAAGAAAAGAAGACTCCCACAGAATCAACAGAGGAATCGAAGTCGAAGAAGAAGCAGAAATCCCAAGGTTCAAAGATCGTGGACAAGTTTATAGGATCTTTACCTGTCAAAGAGGATGTTAAGAAATTACCTAAGGGTCTTCCCTCCCACTGGGGGCCCAAAGTCCGGCACAAACCTCGACCTGCTGTGACTACGACCAGCAAAAAGTCCAAGAATCAGGCATCCAAACGCAAGTGGGAGGAGCCAAAGAATGTATCGGGACAACAG GTGAAAACAACAAAACCCAAGAAAAGGAAAACAGATAGTGTGGATGACTTTGATAGACTGGTCAACAAGTATAAACAGAATATGTTGACAAAATCGGACAAATCCAAATGGTTCGACCGGTGA
- the LOC128185711 gene encoding RNA-binding protein 28-like isoform X1, with protein sequence MAANKPGEHVERKSKTLFVRNLSFSVTNEKFEALFSEVGPVRTCFVVKDKDSQKSKGFGYVTYSMFEDAEAAVSKIMSLDGRRLFVQFANKKKKEKRKPKVKVEENTEEESDEDSDEEKPPQYPRIAEVEAQRTHSQQELKYLRAKTLVIQGWSSDHSQTDVEDVMAKLNVKNIAKIKFPAPDRQPPCALVRFKSIRDTNRALRKIDGKEVKGCALKACQLSKESTTPVTPPSKPQNTARKARLIIRNLSFKCSEEKLKETFEKFGEVTEVQIPKLKNGKLQGFGIVQFKEVDDASKAMAEMNAKPILNRPVAVDWTIPKDKYEAKMFKTQRDDDLQETDEKEVNGEGKPNKKTSKPENSVSNQKKKIKREESSKESDFEEESESEEDSEMEEVKGENSESEEESENEDSDDDDDDESSESEDDTPAKQGKRNVHHKNDVGEGRTLFIRNVPFDIDEESLEDEFSEYGKINYVKIVVNPKTGQPKGTAFVQFKTQKEAEKFRSAAEDNDEGIVIDGRRLVVMEALDRQKAQALSGQKEKVKEDKRNLHLVREGMIRPGTQSAIGLSKEDLLKRTKLENAKRAKLKNPNIFVSTTRLSVHNIPTQVTDNQLKTMFLKAADSKAAVITECRIMRDSDGNNKKKLGKSRGFAFVNFSCHQHALNALRNTNSSADLFGEKKRLIVEFSLENKAALEAKEKRLERHKARLESLKKAKEKKTPTESTEESKSKKKQKSQGSKIVDKFIGSLPVKEDVKKLPKGLPSHWGPKVRHKPRPAVTTTSKKSKNQASKRKWEEPKNVSGQQVKTTKPKKRKTDSVDDFDRLVNKYKQNMLTKSDKSKWFDR encoded by the exons ATGGCTGCCAATAAACCTGGTGAACATGTGGAGAGGAAATCAAAAACACTTTTTGTACGAAATTTGTCGTTTTCGGTTACAAATGAAAAATTCGAAGCATTATTCAGTGAAGTGGGGCCGGTCAGAACGTGTTTTGTTGTGAAAGATAAAG ATTCTCAGAAGAGTAAAGGTTTTGGCTATGTTACATATTCCATGTT TGAAGATGCTGAAGCAGCGGTATCAAAAATCATGTCACTTGATGGAAGGAGACTCTTTGTgcaatttgcaaataaaaagaaaaaagagaagaGGAAGCCAAAAGTAAAGGTCGAAGAAAACACAGAGGAGGAATCGGATGAGGACAGTGATGAGGAGAAACCACCACAGTATCCTCGTATTGCTGAAGTTGAGGCACAAA GGACCCACAGTCAGCAGGAGTTGAAGTATCTTCGAGCTAAGACTCTGGTTATCCAAGGCTGGTCCTCGGATCACTCCCAGACAGACGTGGAGGATGTCATGGCAAAACT GAATGTGAAGAACATTGCCAAGATCAAGTTTCCGGCCCCTGACCGACAGCCCCCCTGTGCATTGGTACGGTTCAAATCCATCAGAGACACGAACAGGGCACTCCGAAAGATAGACGGAAAGGAAGTCAAAG GATGTGCACTGAAGGCTTGTCAGCTCAGTAAGGAATCTACTACTCCGGTTACACCACCCAGTAAACCACAAAACACAGCCAGAAAGGCCAGGTTGATCATCAGAAACCTCTCATTTAAG TGTTCTGAAGAGAAGTTGAAGGAAACCTTTGAAAAGTTTGGGGAAGTAACAGAAGTGCAAATTCCAAAATTGAAAA atGGAAAACTGCAAGGGTTTGGAATTGTTCAGTTTAAGGAGGTAGACGATGCATCTAAGGCGATGGCAGAGATGAATGCAAAACCAATTTTAA atcgCCCAGTAGCAGTGGATTGGACCATTCCTAAGGACAAGTATGAAgcgaaaatgtttaaaacacagCGTGACGATGATCTCCAAGAGACAGATGAAAAGGAAGTGAATGGAGAAGGAAAACCAAACAAGAAAACATCTAAACCGGAAAATAGTGTCTCGAAccagaaaaaaaagataaagagaGAAGAAAGCAGTAAGGAATCAGATTTTG aagaAGAGAGTGAAAGTGAAGAGGATTCTGAAATGGAAGAAGTAAAGGGAGAAAACTCTGAGTCTGAAGAAGAGTCTGAAAATGAGGACtcagatgatgatgatgatgatgagagTTCAGAGAGTGAGGATGACACACCTGCAAAGCAGGGCAAAA GAAATGTTCACCACAAAAACGATGTTGGGGAGGGCAGGACATTGTTTATACG AAATGTGCCATTTGACATCGATGAAGAGAGTTTAGAAGATGAATTTTCAGAGTACGGAAAAATTAACTATGTGAAGATAGTTGTCAATCCTAAAACAGGACAACCGAAAG GTACAGCTTTTGTACAATTCAAGACTCAAAAAGAGGCAGAAAAATTCCGATCAGCGGCAGAGGACAATGAT GAAGGAATAGTAATTGATGGAAGAAGACTGGTTGTCATGGAGGCATTAGACAGACAGAAGGCACAGGCACTGTCAGGTCAAAAAGAAAAGGTCAAAGAGGACAAGAGAAACCTGCATCTAGTGCGAGAAGGAA TGATTCGACCTGGAACACAGTCAGCTATAGGACTCtccaaggaagacctactcaaGAGGACAAAG ctggAGAATGCGAAGCGGGCCAAGTTAAAGAACCCCAACATCTTTGTATCGACCACCCGTCTTAGTGTACACAACATTCCTACACAGGTGACGGACAACCAGCTTAAGACGATGTTCCTAAAGGCCGCCGACAGCAAAGCAGCAGTAATCACAGAG TGTCGTATTATGCGGGATTCAGACGGGAACAATAAAAAGAAGCTTGGAAAGTCTCGAGGTTTCGCCTTTGTTAACTTCTCTTGTCATCAGCATGCCCTGAATGCTTTGAGAAACACCAACAGCAGTGCAGACTTGTTTGGAGAGAAGAAG AGATTGATAGTTGAATTTTCCCTGGAAAACAAAGCAGCATTAGAAGCGAAAGAAAAGCGCTTGGAAAGACATAAG gCACGTTTGGAGTCTTTGAAAAAAGCAAAAGAAAAGAAGACTCCCACAGAATCAACAGAGGAATCGAAGTCGAAGAAGAAGCAGAAATCCCAAGGTTCAAAGATCGTGGACAAGTTTATAGGATCTTTACCTGTCAAAGAGGATGTTAAGAAATTACCTAAGGGTCTTCCCTCCCACTGGGGGCCCAAAGTCCGGCACAAACCTCGACCTGCTGTGACTACGACCAGCAAAAAGTCCAAGAATCAGGCATCCAAACGCAAGTGGGAGGAGCCAAAGAATGTATCGGGACAACAG GTGAAAACAACAAAACCCAAGAAAAGGAAAACAGATAGTGTGGATGACTTTGATAGACTGGTCAACAAGTATAAACAGAATATGTTGACAAAATCGGACAAATCCAAATGGTTCGACCGGTGA